From a region of the Stenotrophomonas sp. BIO128-Bstrain genome:
- a CDS encoding ECF-type sigma factor, with product MDEGPDITVWLDSARAGDRAALDRVLTLLYQELHSMARRQLAGQQGRTLDATSLVHESYLKLLGSRGAARFEDRAHFFAYAASAMRSVVVDYARNRLARKRGGDLKRVELPENSSSGVRLDEDLLALDVALAQLHAVDAHLAKVVELRYFAGLSEQEIADLCQRSERSIRRDWQKARMFLLASVGEP from the coding sequence ATGGACGAAGGACCGGATATCACCGTGTGGCTGGATTCGGCCCGGGCGGGCGACCGCGCCGCGCTCGACCGGGTCCTGACCCTGCTCTACCAGGAGCTGCACAGCATGGCCCGCCGGCAGCTGGCCGGTCAGCAGGGCCGCACCCTGGATGCCACCTCGCTGGTGCACGAGTCGTACCTGAAGCTGCTCGGCTCGCGGGGCGCCGCGCGCTTCGAGGACCGCGCGCATTTCTTCGCCTACGCCGCCTCGGCAATGCGCAGCGTGGTGGTCGATTACGCGCGCAACCGGCTGGCGCGCAAACGCGGCGGTGACCTCAAGCGGGTGGAGCTGCCCGAGAACAGCAGCAGCGGCGTGCGCCTGGATGAAGATCTGCTGGCGCTGGATGTCGCGCTGGCGCAGCTGCACGCGGTGGATGCACACCTGGCCAAGGTGGTGGAACTGCGGTACTTCGCCGGCCTGTCCGAGCAGGAAATCGCCGACCTGTGCCAACGCTCGGAGCGCAGCATCCGCCGCGACTGGCAGAAGGCGCGCATGTTCCTGCTGGCGTCGGTCGGGGAGCCCTGA
- a CDS encoding fatty acid desaturase — protein MLDTLLNFLTGGVVGLGWWGMALVLLVFTQLTIFAVTLYLHRSQAHRGVDFHPVIAHFFRFWTWLTTSMITKEWVAIHRKHHAKVETDEDPHSPVTKGIGMVFWRGVELYREARAMRADIEQYGRGAPDDWIERHLYTPHANLGPVALLVINSVLFGLPGVALWAIQMAWIPFWAAGVINGLGHWWGYRNFESADTSTNLTPWAFWVGGEELHNNHHAFPSSARFSMRRWEFDIGWAVIRGLQALRLAKVLRVAPSMDVRPNIAVPDAETLKALLSHRFQAMTDYQRNVFVPALREEAAMAGAKLRKLLPRRMRRGLVNDGRWLKPDCRAQLSTWVEQRPRIRVLVEHRARLAALLEARGNDAAERLKLLQAWCHEAEASGIAALQNYAARLKGYALTAH, from the coding sequence ATGCTCGATACGCTCCTCAACTTCCTGACCGGCGGTGTCGTCGGCCTTGGCTGGTGGGGCATGGCGCTGGTGCTGCTGGTGTTCACGCAGCTCACCATCTTCGCCGTGACCCTGTATCTGCATCGCAGCCAGGCGCACCGGGGGGTGGATTTCCATCCGGTCATCGCGCACTTCTTCCGGTTCTGGACCTGGCTGACCACCTCCATGATCACCAAGGAGTGGGTGGCGATCCATCGCAAGCACCACGCCAAGGTGGAAACCGATGAAGACCCACACAGCCCGGTGACCAAGGGCATCGGCATGGTGTTCTGGCGCGGCGTGGAGCTGTACCGCGAGGCCCGCGCGATGCGTGCGGACATCGAGCAGTACGGCCGCGGCGCCCCGGATGACTGGATCGAGCGCCACCTGTACACCCCGCACGCCAATCTCGGCCCGGTCGCGCTGCTGGTCATCAACAGCGTGCTGTTCGGCCTGCCCGGCGTGGCCCTGTGGGCGATCCAGATGGCCTGGATCCCGTTCTGGGCCGCCGGCGTCATCAACGGCCTGGGCCACTGGTGGGGCTACCGCAACTTCGAATCGGCCGATACTTCCACCAACCTGACCCCGTGGGCGTTCTGGGTGGGTGGCGAAGAGCTGCACAACAACCATCACGCCTTCCCCAGTTCGGCGCGCTTCTCCATGCGCCGCTGGGAGTTCGACATCGGCTGGGCGGTGATCCGCGGCCTGCAGGCCCTGCGCCTGGCCAAGGTGCTGCGCGTAGCACCGAGCATGGACGTGCGCCCGAACATCGCCGTGCCGGATGCGGAAACCCTCAAGGCCCTGCTGTCGCACCGCTTCCAGGCGATGACCGATTACCAGCGCAACGTGTTCGTGCCGGCCCTGCGCGAAGAGGCCGCGATGGCTGGCGCCAAGCTGCGCAAGCTGCTGCCGCGCCGCATGCGCCGTGGCCTGGTCAACGACGGCCGCTGGCTCAAGCCGGATTGCCGCGCCCAGCTCAGCACGTGGGTCGAACAGCGACCGCGCATCCGCGTGCTGGTGGAACACCGTGCCCGCCTGGCGGCCCTGCTGGAAGCGCGTGGCAACGACGCCGCCGAGCGCCTGAAGCTGCTGCAGGCGTGGTGCCACGAGGCCGAAGCCAGCGGCATCGCCGCGCTGCAGAACTACGCCGCGCGCCTGAAGGGCTACGCACTGACGGCGCACTGA
- a CDS encoding serine/threonine-protein kinase — translation MEASRWRQLSCLLDQLLELPEPAREQRLSRLRVEDPGLAEDVERLLAHERDSHEFLAQPLWTAAPEDSRVGTRVGPYRLLRPLGEGGMGEVWLAERADGLYERQVALKLLRSGYADPGLRQRFSREREILARLQHPNLAHLLDAGVDLQGQPYLALAYVEGEPITEHCQRLALPLERRLQLMLQVCAVVSHAHANLIVHRDLKPSNILVTAEGEVKLLDFGIAKLLDDDEGKPPVHPPTEARAFTLHYAAPEQVRGEPVSTLTDVYSLGVVLFEVITGQKPYRLRRHSDAEWERSILEVQAPRASAVVARVAAAGGEQAVAARRLSRRLRGDLDTILLKALQKEPGQRYASVEALAQDLRRFLEGRPIHARPQHVGYRLRKYLGRHRWGVALGSMAVLALLALALTALWQMQQARREVARAQAMEDFTVGLFDRAAGVRHGSFDLRQLLATGQQRGEAELRDQPLSLAELEGVIGRLRIGMGDYQLALQTLDHQRALLEQAGEVPPALQLEAVTQRGRALRMLGRSRECVTHLTPMQALATQQRLRLPTVVAEYHTQLGRCQQLLGYRDNARASFEQARVLRRDVLRDTQGTAESLADLAALDSDDGRAAAALAGYRQALQLLQAKASARNPQLIALRRHMGETLAAQGDLDAAGQALQWAGADAVALYGPDHPETLSIRRLRALLALQRGDLQQAQAQLQQVHRLTRQALGEQHRDTGLTWHALGRLALERGDSATAIDDLGRAVAIWRQPDCVGLLPQGLYDYAAALAQGGRWQAALAALHEGRQWQAAQRGDDDASVQQADRQMAEIVSAQGDPRQAGEQLAALMRRVDRAGPSSPALQRALQLAWGRNLGRMGQTVEARRALAPLLVGDAADLDSRALRWRARAAMAQLDCGTSPARAREALGQLRQELQAQWPQGGQLLQEVNRLRQDCVPAQVAAGP, via the coding sequence ATGGAGGCGTCACGCTGGCGGCAGCTGTCCTGCCTGCTGGATCAATTGCTGGAACTGCCCGAACCGGCGCGTGAGCAGCGGCTGTCGCGCCTGCGTGTGGAGGATCCGGGCCTGGCCGAGGATGTGGAGCGCCTGCTCGCCCACGAGCGCGACAGCCACGAGTTCCTGGCCCAGCCGTTGTGGACCGCCGCGCCGGAGGACAGCCGGGTAGGCACGCGGGTCGGGCCGTACCGGCTGCTGCGCCCGCTCGGCGAGGGCGGCATGGGCGAGGTCTGGCTGGCCGAGCGTGCCGATGGCCTGTACGAGCGCCAGGTCGCCCTGAAGCTGCTGCGCAGCGGCTATGCCGATCCCGGCCTGCGCCAGCGCTTCAGCCGCGAACGCGAGATTCTGGCGCGGCTGCAGCACCCGAACCTGGCCCATCTGCTGGATGCCGGCGTGGATCTGCAGGGGCAGCCGTACCTTGCGCTGGCCTACGTGGAAGGCGAGCCGATCACCGAGCACTGCCAGCGCCTGGCGCTGCCGCTGGAGCGGCGCCTGCAGCTGATGCTGCAGGTCTGCGCGGTGGTCAGCCATGCGCATGCGAATCTGATCGTGCATCGCGACCTCAAGCCCTCCAACATCCTGGTCACCGCCGAGGGCGAGGTGAAACTGCTGGACTTCGGCATCGCCAAGCTGCTTGACGATGACGAGGGCAAACCGCCCGTGCATCCTCCCACCGAAGCGCGGGCGTTCACCCTGCACTACGCCGCGCCGGAACAGGTCCGCGGCGAGCCGGTCTCCACGCTGACCGATGTCTATTCCCTGGGCGTGGTGTTGTTCGAGGTGATCACCGGGCAGAAGCCCTATCGCCTGCGCCGGCACAGCGATGCGGAATGGGAGCGCTCGATCCTGGAGGTGCAGGCCCCGCGCGCCTCGGCGGTGGTGGCGCGCGTGGCGGCCGCCGGGGGTGAGCAGGCGGTGGCGGCCAGGCGCCTGTCGCGGCGGCTGCGCGGCGACCTGGATACCATCCTGCTCAAGGCCCTGCAGAAGGAACCCGGGCAGCGCTACGCCTCGGTGGAAGCGCTGGCCCAGGACCTGCGCCGCTTCCTCGAAGGCCGCCCGATCCATGCCCGGCCGCAGCACGTGGGTTACCGGCTGCGCAAATACCTGGGCCGCCACCGCTGGGGCGTGGCGCTGGGCAGCATGGCGGTGCTGGCCCTGCTCGCACTGGCGCTCACCGCGCTGTGGCAGATGCAGCAGGCCCGCCGTGAAGTGGCGCGCGCCCAGGCGATGGAGGATTTCACCGTGGGCTTGTTCGACCGGGCCGCCGGCGTGCGCCACGGCAGTTTCGATCTGCGCCAGCTGCTGGCCACCGGACAGCAGCGGGGCGAGGCGGAACTGCGTGATCAGCCACTGTCGCTGGCCGAGCTGGAAGGCGTGATCGGCCGCCTGCGGATCGGTATGGGCGACTACCAGCTGGCGCTGCAGACGCTCGATCACCAGCGCGCGCTGCTCGAGCAGGCCGGCGAGGTGCCACCGGCGCTGCAGCTGGAAGCGGTGACCCAGCGTGGGCGGGCCCTGCGCATGCTGGGGCGCTCGCGCGAGTGCGTGACCCACCTCACGCCGATGCAGGCATTGGCCACGCAGCAGCGTCTGCGGCTGCCGACGGTCGTGGCCGAGTACCACACCCAGTTGGGGCGCTGCCAACAGCTGCTGGGCTACCGCGACAACGCCCGCGCCTCCTTCGAGCAGGCGCGGGTGCTGCGCCGTGATGTGCTGCGTGATACGCAGGGCACTGCGGAGAGCCTGGCCGATCTGGCCGCGCTGGACAGCGACGATGGCCGTGCGGCGGCCGCATTGGCCGGCTACCGGCAGGCGCTGCAACTGCTGCAGGCCAAGGCCAGCGCGCGCAACCCGCAGTTGATCGCGCTGCGGCGGCACATGGGCGAGACGCTGGCCGCACAGGGCGACCTCGACGCTGCCGGGCAGGCGCTGCAATGGGCCGGCGCCGATGCGGTGGCGCTGTACGGGCCGGATCACCCGGAAACCCTGTCGATCCGTCGCCTGCGCGCGCTGCTGGCGCTGCAGCGCGGTGACCTGCAGCAGGCGCAGGCCCAGTTGCAGCAGGTGCATCGCCTGACCCGTCAGGCGCTGGGTGAACAGCATCGCGATACCGGCCTGACCTGGCATGCGCTGGGGCGGCTGGCGCTGGAGCGCGGTGACAGTGCCACCGCGATCGATGATCTGGGCCGCGCCGTGGCGATCTGGCGCCAACCCGATTGCGTCGGCCTGCTGCCGCAGGGCCTGTACGACTATGCCGCTGCCCTGGCCCAGGGCGGGCGTTGGCAGGCCGCCCTGGCCGCCCTGCATGAGGGACGCCAATGGCAGGCCGCGCAACGCGGCGACGACGATGCGTCCGTGCAGCAGGCCGATCGGCAGATGGCAGAGATCGTCAGTGCGCAGGGTGATCCACGCCAGGCCGGCGAGCAGTTGGCGGCGCTGATGCGTCGGGTGGACCGTGCCGGGCCCTCCAGCCCGGCGCTGCAGCGCGCGTTGCAGCTGGCCTGGGGCCGCAACCTGGGCCGGATGGGCCAGACCGTGGAAGCGCGCCGCGCGCTGGCGCCCTTGCTGGTGGGCGACGCCGCCGACCTGGACAGCCGTGCCCTGCGCTGGCGCGCGCGCGCGGCGATGGCGCAGCTGGACTGCGGCACCTCCCCGGCGCGTGCGCGCGAAGCACTGGGCCAGCTTCGGCAGGAGCTGCAGGCACAGTGGCCGCAGGGCGGGCAGTTGCTGCAGGAGGTGAACCGGCTGCGCCAGGACTGCGTGCCGGCGCAGGTCGCCGCCGGGCCCTGA
- a CDS encoding TonB-dependent receptor has protein sequence MFPNRTAHGRFPSVHPLAVALAALLPLTAAAQDAPATKDPVALDTLQVTAQRRVENAKDVPVSISAIQGEKLDVLGSAGDDIRFLSARVPSLNIESSYGRAFPRFYIRGLGNTDFDLNASQPVSLVYDDVVQESPLLKGFPLFDLAGVEVLRGPQGTLFGRNTPAGVVKFDSARPSQDADGYIKVAYGSYNTWNTQGAYGGPLTDRWSARVSALYQRRDDWVTNTRQGAPAQGFEGYDEAAARVQFLYEGDDVEALFNLHKRKLNGTARLFRANIIKPGTNQLVENFDRDEVSTDGQNFSDLETWGGSARLKWDLGRVTLHSITGYETAESLNHGDIDGGYGASFLGAGNYGPGNIPFASESADGLPHHRQWTQEFRVESNEWGRFDWQAGVFYFDEDVTIDSFNYDSLTPGNPQTGHAVQQQRNKAWAAFASGDFDVTERFKLRGGVRYTQDRKDFSASVLQAVPFGTPVSGPYIAKTDVNDVSWDLSGVYQITDNLNAYARVAKGFRAPSIQGRLAFGGVSQADSEKVISYEAGIKADLFDRRARLGFNVFRYNVDGQQLIAVGGSNNTATLLNADKTIGQGAELDFEAYLTDHVLLTVGSSYNDTEIKDKDLAVAICGGGCTITDPTTVIDGGTYALVNGNPLPQAPKWIHNLTLRAGFPVNDASEFYVYTDWAYRSEVNFFLYESPEFRSRSSLEGGLRLGYNWDYGQYDVAVYGRNLTDQVRVVGAIDFNNLTGFLNEPRTFGVEFTAKF, from the coding sequence ATGTTCCCGAACCGCACTGCCCACGGCCGTTTCCCGTCCGTGCACCCGCTCGCTGTCGCGCTTGCCGCCCTGCTGCCATTGACGGCCGCAGCCCAGGACGCCCCCGCCACCAAGGATCCGGTTGCCCTCGATACGCTGCAGGTCACGGCGCAACGCCGCGTCGAAAACGCCAAGGACGTGCCGGTCTCGATCTCGGCCATCCAGGGTGAAAAGCTCGACGTGCTCGGTTCGGCCGGCGATGACATCCGCTTCCTGTCGGCGCGTGTGCCCAGCCTGAACATCGAATCGTCCTACGGCCGTGCCTTCCCGCGTTTCTACATCCGCGGCCTGGGCAACACCGATTTCGACCTCAATGCCTCGCAGCCGGTCTCGCTGGTGTATGACGATGTGGTGCAGGAAAGCCCGCTGCTGAAGGGCTTCCCGCTGTTCGACCTGGCCGGTGTTGAAGTGCTGCGCGGCCCGCAGGGCACGCTGTTCGGCCGCAACACGCCGGCCGGCGTGGTCAAGTTCGATTCGGCGCGTCCCTCGCAGGATGCCGACGGCTACATCAAAGTCGCCTACGGCAGCTACAACACCTGGAACACGCAGGGTGCTTACGGCGGCCCGCTGACCGACCGCTGGTCGGCACGCGTGTCCGCGCTGTACCAGCGCCGCGACGACTGGGTCACCAACACCCGCCAGGGCGCCCCGGCGCAGGGCTTCGAGGGGTATGACGAAGCCGCTGCCCGCGTGCAGTTCCTGTACGAAGGCGATGATGTCGAAGCGCTGTTCAACCTGCACAAGCGCAAGCTCAACGGCACCGCGCGCCTGTTCCGCGCCAACATCATCAAGCCGGGCACCAACCAGCTGGTCGAGAACTTCGACCGCGATGAAGTCTCCACCGATGGCCAGAACTTCTCCGACCTGGAAACCTGGGGCGGCAGCGCGCGCCTGAAGTGGGACCTGGGCCGCGTGACCCTGCACTCGATCACCGGTTACGAGACCGCCGAATCGCTGAACCACGGCGACATCGACGGCGGTTACGGTGCCAGCTTCCTGGGCGCCGGCAACTACGGTCCGGGCAACATCCCGTTCGCCTCCGAATCGGCCGATGGCCTGCCGCACCACCGCCAGTGGACCCAGGAATTCCGCGTGGAATCCAATGAGTGGGGCCGCTTCGACTGGCAGGCCGGCGTGTTCTACTTCGATGAAGACGTCACCATCGACAGCTTCAACTACGACTCGCTGACCCCGGGCAATCCGCAGACCGGCCACGCCGTGCAGCAGCAGCGCAACAAGGCGTGGGCGGCCTTCGCCTCCGGCGATTTCGACGTGACCGAGCGCTTCAAGCTGCGCGGTGGCGTGCGCTACACGCAGGACAGGAAGGACTTCAGCGCCAGCGTGCTGCAGGCCGTGCCGTTCGGTACGCCGGTCAGCGGCCCCTACATCGCCAAGACCGACGTCAACGACGTCAGCTGGGACCTGAGCGGCGTCTACCAGATCACCGACAACCTCAACGCCTATGCCCGCGTGGCGAAGGGCTTCCGCGCGCCGTCGATCCAGGGTCGCCTGGCCTTTGGTGGCGTCTCGCAGGCGGATTCGGAGAAGGTGATCTCGTATGAAGCCGGCATCAAGGCCGACCTGTTCGACCGCCGCGCACGCCTGGGCTTCAACGTGTTCCGCTACAACGTCGATGGCCAGCAGCTGATCGCCGTGGGTGGCAGCAACAACACCGCGACCCTGCTCAACGCGGACAAGACCATCGGCCAGGGCGCCGAGCTCGACTTCGAGGCCTACCTGACCGACCACGTCCTGCTGACCGTGGGCAGCAGCTACAACGACACCGAGATCAAGGACAAGGATCTGGCGGTGGCGATCTGTGGCGGCGGCTGCACCATCACCGACCCGACCACGGTCATCGATGGCGGCACCTACGCACTGGTCAACGGCAACCCGCTGCCGCAGGCGCCGAAGTGGATCCACAACCTGACCCTGCGCGCCGGCTTCCCGGTCAACGATGCCAGCGAGTTCTATGTCTACACCGACTGGGCTTACCGCAGCGAAGTGAACTTCTTCCTGTACGAGTCCCCGGAGTTCCGCAGCCGCTCCTCGCTGGAAGGTGGCCTGCGCCTGGGCTACAACTGGGATTACGGCCAGTACGACGTGGCCGTGTACGGCCGCAACCTGACCGACCAGGTCCGCGTGGTCGGTGCGATCGACTTCAACAACCTGACCGGCTTCCTCAACGAACCGCGCACGTTCGGCGTGGAGTTCACCGCGAAGTTCTGA
- a CDS encoding EF-hand domain-containing protein: MRLPTGNVSAKRRLVRRFACLGLAVGVLGATAQAQVTDTGSYLQRMDTDGDGRVSVEEYVQWLLYAFDHMDRNGDGVLRADELPGGKGAPITREQQRQTLIQRFHKQDANGDGYLSAKELAAPPR; encoded by the coding sequence ATGCGCCTCCCGACCGGGAACGTCTCCGCGAAACGCCGCCTTGTGCGGCGTTTTGCGTGTCTGGGCCTGGCCGTTGGCGTGCTGGGCGCGACGGCACAGGCGCAGGTCACCGATACCGGCAGCTACCTGCAGCGCATGGACACCGACGGCGACGGACGGGTCAGCGTGGAGGAATACGTGCAGTGGCTGCTGTACGCCTTCGATCACATGGACCGCAACGGCGATGGCGTGCTCCGTGCCGATGAACTGCCCGGCGGCAAGGGCGCCCCGATCACCCGCGAACAGCAGCGGCAGACCCTGATCCAGCGCTTCCACAAGCAGGACGCCAACGGCGATGGCTACCTGAGCGCGAAGGAACTGGCCGCGCCGCCGCGGTGA
- a CDS encoding patatin-like phospholipase family protein produces MTSLRRTRLTLSVALLGLLAGCGGDPVRPTPPPAAVPVTPAKPVKIGIALGGGAAKGFAHIGVIKMLEANGFEPVVVSGTSAGSVVGALYASGMDAFQMQSKAVALDEASIRDVRLFSGGLVQGQKLQDYVNAQVDNRPAEKLSKPFAAVATQLETGERTVFVRGNVGQAVRASSSIPGVFEPVKIGKYNYIDGGVVSPVPVDAARQLGADIVIAVDISSKASGKAPTGMLGIVNQSISIMGQRLGEQELARADVIIRPKVLDIGAADFGQRNNAILEGEKAAMAAMPQIRAKVQQLQKARAAALAPPPPKPKCDAPSRVGRLMGRKEKCEG; encoded by the coding sequence ATGACCTCACTGCGCCGTACCCGCCTGACGCTGTCCGTTGCCCTGCTCGGCCTGCTGGCCGGTTGCGGCGGTGATCCCGTGCGCCCCACCCCGCCGCCGGCGGCCGTGCCGGTGACCCCGGCCAAGCCGGTCAAGATCGGCATCGCGCTCGGCGGCGGCGCGGCCAAGGGCTTCGCCCATATCGGGGTGATCAAGATGCTGGAGGCCAACGGCTTCGAACCGGTGGTGGTATCCGGCACCAGCGCCGGCAGCGTGGTCGGCGCGCTGTATGCCAGCGGCATGGACGCGTTCCAGATGCAGTCCAAGGCGGTGGCCCTGGATGAAGCCAGCATCCGCGACGTGCGCCTGTTCTCCGGTGGCCTGGTCCAGGGCCAGAAGCTGCAGGACTACGTCAACGCCCAGGTCGACAACCGCCCCGCCGAGAAGCTGAGCAAGCCGTTCGCCGCGGTCGCCACCCAGTTGGAAACCGGCGAGCGCACCGTGTTCGTGCGTGGCAATGTCGGCCAGGCCGTGCGCGCCTCCAGCAGCATCCCCGGCGTGTTCGAGCCGGTGAAGATCGGCAAGTACAACTACATCGACGGCGGCGTGGTCAGCCCGGTGCCGGTCGATGCGGCGCGCCAGCTCGGCGCGGACATCGTGATCGCCGTGGACATCTCCAGCAAGGCCAGCGGCAAGGCGCCGACCGGCATGCTCGGCATCGTCAACCAGTCGATCTCGATCATGGGCCAGCGCCTGGGCGAGCAGGAACTGGCACGCGCGGACGTGATCATCCGGCCCAAGGTGCTGGACATCGGCGCGGCCGATTTCGGCCAGCGCAACAACGCGATCCTGGAAGGCGAGAAGGCCGCGATGGCGGCGATGCCGCAGATCCGCGCCAAGGTCCAGCAGCTGCAGAAGGCGCGTGCCGCCGCGCTCGCCCCGCCGCCGCCCAAGCCCAAGTGCGATGCGCCTTCGCGCGTGGGCCGGCTGATGGGGCGCAAGGAAAAGTGCGAGGGCTGA
- a CDS encoding ATP-binding cassette domain-containing protein produces the protein MIELDRACVIRGQVRVLHDLSLRIEQGQHTALLGPNGCGKSSFIKLITRELYPLAHGDGTVAVRVLGQNRWQVDRLRSQLGIVTGDLSSNLSDMPGLTVEEAVLTGFFASFVVPAFREVTPEMRERARETLAMTGALPLLQRGYAELSAGETRRVLIARALVNRPQALLLDEPSTGLDLIAREQLIATMRDLARQGITLVLVTHHIEEIIPEIERVVMLRGGKILADGSRAELLRDGPLSELFGGPIRVVDQAGRLSAFAG, from the coding sequence CTGATCGAGCTCGACCGCGCCTGTGTCATCCGCGGCCAGGTCCGGGTCCTGCACGATCTCAGCCTTCGCATCGAACAGGGCCAGCACACCGCCCTGCTGGGCCCCAATGGCTGCGGCAAGTCGTCCTTCATCAAGCTCATCACCCGCGAGCTGTACCCGCTGGCGCATGGCGATGGCACGGTGGCGGTGCGCGTGCTCGGCCAGAACCGCTGGCAGGTGGACCGGCTGCGCTCGCAGCTGGGCATCGTCACCGGCGACCTGAGCAGCAATCTCTCGGACATGCCCGGGCTGACCGTGGAAGAGGCGGTGCTGACCGGCTTCTTCGCCAGCTTCGTGGTGCCGGCCTTCCGTGAAGTGACCCCGGAGATGCGCGAACGCGCGCGTGAAACCCTGGCCATGACCGGCGCCCTGCCCCTGCTGCAGCGTGGCTACGCCGAACTCTCGGCCGGCGAGACCCGGCGCGTGCTGATCGCCCGGGCGCTGGTGAACCGGCCGCAGGCCCTGCTGCTGGATGAGCCCTCGACCGGGCTGGACCTGATCGCCCGCGAGCAGTTGATCGCCACCATGCGCGATCTCGCCCGCCAGGGCATCACGCTGGTGCTGGTGACCCACCACATCGAGGAGATCATTCCCGAGATCGAGCGGGTGGTGATGCTGCGCGGTGGCAAGATCCTCGCCGATGGCTCACGCGCGGAACTGCTGCGCGATGGACCGTTGTCCGAGCTGTTCGGCGGACCGATCCGGGTGGTGGATCAGGCCGGCCGGTTGAGCGCGTTCGCGGGGTGA
- a CDS encoding phosphatase PAP2 family protein, with amino-acid sequence MSSFPRSAAVRPMLVTALLAALAGCSSTAAPHTTAVEASVTTKAVGYLQGSAVPDSLALVPAPPAAGSAGFALDEQVSREARALRGSPRFEQAHRDAELAFPAGANQFSCAIDVDVDAVKTPALYRLLERSRIDASAATRTAKKHYQRARPFMVNKEPTCSPEDEKDLRGNGSYPSGHTSIGWAWALILSEIAPDRADAIQARGRNYGESRLVCNVHWQSDILEGRFMGAAAVARLHDNAAFNSDLLAARKEIAAARKAGLHSARDCAAEEAVLKVRPASAL; translated from the coding sequence ATGTCGTCGTTCCCGCGCTCTGCTGCCGTTCGCCCGATGCTGGTGACCGCCCTGCTCGCCGCCCTTGCCGGCTGTTCGTCAACGGCGGCACCGCACACCACGGCGGTGGAAGCGTCGGTCACCACCAAGGCGGTCGGCTACCTGCAGGGCAGCGCCGTGCCGGACAGCCTGGCACTGGTACCGGCACCGCCGGCGGCCGGCTCGGCCGGCTTCGCGCTGGATGAGCAGGTCAGCCGTGAAGCCCGTGCCCTGCGCGGCAGCCCACGCTTCGAGCAGGCCCACCGTGACGCCGAGCTCGCCTTCCCGGCCGGTGCCAACCAGTTCTCCTGCGCGATCGATGTCGACGTGGATGCGGTCAAGACGCCCGCCCTGTACCGTCTGTTGGAACGCAGCCGGATCGATGCCAGCGCGGCCACCCGCACGGCGAAGAAGCACTACCAGCGCGCACGGCCGTTCATGGTCAACAAAGAGCCGACCTGCTCGCCGGAAGACGAGAAGGACCTGCGCGGCAATGGTTCTTATCCGTCCGGCCATACCTCGATCGGTTGGGCCTGGGCCCTGATCCTCTCGGAGATCGCCCCGGACCGCGCCGACGCGATCCAGGCACGCGGCCGCAACTATGGCGAGAGCCGCCTGGTCTGCAACGTGCATTGGCAGAGCGACATCCTGGAAGGCCGCTTCATGGGCGCTGCCGCCGTGGCACGCCTGCATGACAACGCTGCGTTCAACAGTGACCTGCTGGCGGCACGCAAGGAGATCGCTGCGGCACGCAAGGCAGGGCTGCATTCGGCGCGGGATTGCGCGGCCGAAGAAGCGGTGTTGAAGGTGCGGCCGGCGAGCGCGTTGTAA
- the mutM gene encoding bifunctional DNA-formamidopyrimidine glycosylase/DNA-(apurinic or apyrimidinic site) lyase, with the protein MPELPEVETTRRGLAPHLEGRSVHGVILRRPDLRWPIPPEVSEQLPGQAIEAVRRRAKYLLLDTAIGSAVLHLGMSGSLRVLPGDTPVRAHDHVDISLDNGRLLRFNDPRRFGSLLWQPAGETHALLAGLGPEPLDDAFDGDYLFARSRGRSASVKTFLMDQGIVVGVGNIYAAESLFMAGINPLREAGKISRARYQRLADAVKRILAYAITRGGTTLRDFINPDGAPGYFEQELLVYGREGEPCRQCGRLLRHATIGQRASVWCGHCQR; encoded by the coding sequence ATGCCTGAACTGCCCGAAGTAGAAACCACCCGCCGCGGCCTGGCCCCGCATCTGGAAGGCCGCAGTGTGCACGGCGTGATCCTGCGCCGGCCCGACCTGCGCTGGCCGATTCCGCCGGAGGTCAGCGAGCAGCTGCCCGGCCAGGCAATTGAAGCGGTCCGCCGTCGCGCCAAGTACCTGCTGCTGGATACCGCCATCGGCAGCGCGGTGCTCCACCTGGGCATGTCCGGCAGCCTGCGCGTGCTGCCCGGCGATACGCCGGTGCGCGCGCACGACCACGTGGACATCAGCCTGGACAACGGCCGGCTGCTGCGCTTCAACGACCCGCGCCGCTTCGGCAGCCTGCTGTGGCAACCGGCCGGGGAAACCCATGCCCTGCTGGCCGGGCTGGGTCCGGAGCCGCTCGACGACGCCTTCGATGGCGACTACCTGTTCGCCCGCAGCCGCGGCCGCAGCGCGTCGGTGAAGACGTTCCTGATGGACCAGGGCATCGTGGTCGGCGTCGGCAACATCTACGCTGCCGAAAGCCTGTTCATGGCCGGGATCAATCCGCTGCGCGAGGCCGGCAAGATCTCCCGCGCGCGCTACCAGCGCCTGGCCGATGCGGTGAAACGGATCCTGGCCTATGCCATCACCCGGGGCGGCACCACCCTGCGCGATTTCATCAATCCGGACGGGGCGCCGGGGTACTTCGAGCAGGAGCTGCTGGTCTACGGGCGTGAAGGCGAGCCCTGCCGGCAGTGTGGCCGCCTGCTCCGCCACGCCACCATCGGCCAGCGCGCCAGCGTCTGGTGCGGGCACTGCCAGCGCTGA